A section of the Solitalea canadensis DSM 3403 genome encodes:
- a CDS encoding glycosyltransferase: METKLSVIICCYNSTHLLEPTLKALALQEKTESFKWEIILVDNNSNDNTTAFAKNVWDKLNCPFTLKVVQEPNPGLIHAREKGISESSGDFLIFCDDDNRLSAHYVHTVVDEFEKNERIAVVAGRGIAVFEIDKPDWFDEFAMNYAIGKQKGAFSKLKNIYGAGIGIRKCHLDTLYAGGFSPLLVGRTKSILLAGEDTEMIFALQLLRVKIRYNNDLTFEHFLTRKRLTFDYLCSLRKGIGAARPILRLYVLAHKNRSLGLFYFQRQLMSCYLRIVRQYLFHFSKSGRKARLAYNLGYLHSLRSYKTEFLNMYNKIMILKGNLRKIPDHKNKLKSG, encoded by the coding sequence TTAAATGGGAAATAATACTTGTAGATAATAATAGTAATGATAATACAACTGCTTTTGCTAAGAATGTTTGGGACAAGTTAAATTGTCCATTTACATTGAAGGTTGTTCAAGAGCCAAATCCAGGATTAATTCATGCAAGAGAAAAAGGTATCTCAGAATCTTCCGGAGACTTTCTTATCTTTTGCGATGATGACAACAGGCTCTCTGCACACTATGTACATACTGTTGTTGATGAGTTTGAAAAAAATGAACGTATAGCAGTTGTTGCCGGACGAGGTATTGCTGTTTTTGAAATCGATAAACCCGATTGGTTTGATGAATTTGCAATGAATTATGCTATTGGAAAACAAAAGGGTGCATTTTCAAAACTTAAAAATATTTATGGCGCTGGTATAGGAATAAGAAAATGTCATTTAGATACCCTTTATGCAGGTGGGTTTAGTCCGCTTTTAGTTGGACGAACAAAATCAATTCTGTTAGCAGGAGAGGATACTGAAATGATCTTTGCTCTTCAATTATTAAGAGTAAAAATCAGGTATAATAATGATTTAACATTTGAACACTTTCTTACAAGAAAACGTTTAACCTTTGACTACCTATGTTCCCTTAGAAAAGGAATCGGAGCAGCTAGACCTATTCTAAGATTATATGTTTTGGCACACAAAAACAGGTCCCTAGGGCTTTTCTATTTTCAACGTCAATTAATGAGTTGTTATTTAAGAATTGTAAGACAATACTTATTTCATTTTAGCAAGTCAGGAAGAAAAGCTCGCTTAGCTTACAATTTAGGTTATTTACATTCACTGAGAAGTTACAAAACTGAATTTTTGAATATGTATAATAAAATAATGATTCTTAAAGGGAATTTAAGGAAAATCCCTGATCATAAAAATAAATTGAAAAGTGGTTGA
- a CDS encoding glycosyltransferase family 4 protein, with protein sequence MSNKSILFISLLKGASWGGSEQLWYKTALYAAQNGYQVSCAIFDLKGKEDKLDVLRQAGCTIVLLPFSEKKRQFFKKLYYKLFSKHVTNYKLNKVVNDLKKHYYDYIVINQSGFMDIVNDPWNDIDFKCKVSSLVYHNYIEKYVFSTSKADKMRKRLNAVSHNLFAANHMHHVLSKQLNFSIPNSELIYNPIAFESKYSDLAVSENESLKMIMLAALISSTKSQDCLITVLSSEKWKKRDWILEFYGNGPDKEQLEKMIAKAELGNKVFLRGFTKDVQEVINNAHVLLQITRQDAMPIAVIEAMAVGRPIIASRIGDMPKWVLENENGWIAEDTSYDEIDRVLELLWLNKMNLQKMGKRSFELFESKFPQNVEQRFLDQITN encoded by the coding sequence ATGAGTAACAAATCAATCTTATTTATTTCGTTATTAAAAGGCGCATCTTGGGGCGGTAGTGAGCAATTGTGGTATAAAACAGCATTGTATGCTGCTCAAAATGGGTATCAGGTAAGTTGTGCGATTTTTGATTTAAAAGGGAAGGAAGATAAGCTGGATGTCTTACGACAAGCAGGGTGTACAATTGTTTTACTTCCTTTTAGTGAAAAGAAAAGACAGTTTTTTAAAAAATTATATTATAAATTATTCTCCAAACATGTAACTAACTATAAACTTAATAAAGTTGTAAATGATTTAAAAAAACATTATTACGACTATATTGTGATTAATCAATCTGGATTTATGGACATTGTAAATGATCCATGGAACGATATAGATTTTAAATGTAAGGTTAGTTCATTAGTATACCATAACTACATTGAGAAGTATGTATTTTCAACTTCAAAGGCCGATAAAATGAGAAAAAGACTTAATGCTGTTTCTCACAATTTGTTTGCTGCCAATCATATGCATCATGTACTTTCCAAACAATTGAACTTTTCTATTCCTAATTCTGAATTAATTTATAATCCAATAGCTTTTGAGTCAAAATATTCCGATTTGGCAGTTTCAGAGAATGAAAGTTTAAAAATGATTATGCTGGCAGCCCTGATTTCTTCTACCAAGTCACAGGATTGTTTAATAACAGTATTGTCTTCTGAGAAATGGAAAAAACGTGATTGGATATTAGAGTTTTATGGTAATGGGCCGGATAAAGAGCAGTTAGAAAAAATGATTGCAAAGGCAGAACTTGGTAATAAAGTGTTTTTACGTGGATTTACTAAAGATGTACAAGAAGTGATAAATAATGCACATGTTTTATTACAGATAACACGTCAGGATGCGATGCCAATTGCAGTTATAGAAGCCATGGCAGTAGGAAGACCAATAATTGCGAGCCGTATTGGCGATATGCCTAAATGGGTATTGGAGAATGAAAATGGATGGATTGCGGAAGATACCTCCTATGATGAAATTGATAGAGTTTTAGAGCTGTTGTGGCTCAACAAAATGAACTTGCAAAAAATGGGGAAAAGAAGTTTTGAATTATTTGAAAGTAAATTTCCTCAGAACGTAGAACAGCGTTTCTTAGATCAAATTACAAACTAA
- a CDS encoding glycosyltransferase family 2 protein, which produces MNYPLISIALCSYNGEKYISKQLTSIINQTYKNLEIIIVDDCSNDQTVSIIKAFLSSDPRIKLFVNEKNIGFNKNFEQAINLCTGDFIAISDQDDIWLPNKIETLINSLGDKGMVFSNSLFIDENDISLNTLLIDQDRKKETYETYRNILLSNFVTGHTILFRKEMLAYFLPFPPNIFYDWWMGFVMLYENQLVYCPMVLTNYRIHKSSVMNKETVKIQESRKNKYRIETTTIFNQLNSFKEYKGLSVKDQAFLNRLTEAFRKKMTGYYSATLFRIILKNFSDLFPLHISSRLKKVLFLQRYCRGLKLTDIVSH; this is translated from the coding sequence ATGAATTATCCACTTATTTCAATTGCTCTTTGTTCTTACAATGGTGAAAAATATATTTCGAAACAGCTTACAAGTATAATTAACCAAACTTATAAAAATTTAGAGATTATAATTGTTGATGATTGTTCAAACGACCAAACCGTTAGTATTATAAAGGCTTTCCTTTCTTCCGATCCGCGAATCAAGCTATTTGTAAACGAAAAAAATATAGGTTTTAATAAGAACTTTGAGCAAGCAATAAATCTCTGCACTGGTGATTTTATTGCAATTAGTGACCAAGATGATATTTGGTTACCTAATAAAATAGAAACACTTATTAATTCACTGGGAGATAAAGGCATGGTCTTTTCTAATTCATTATTTATAGATGAAAACGATATCTCATTAAATACTCTCCTAATTGATCAGGACAGAAAAAAAGAAACGTATGAAACTTATAGAAATATCTTATTAAGCAATTTCGTAACCGGACACACAATTCTATTTAGAAAGGAAATGTTAGCCTATTTCCTGCCCTTTCCTCCTAATATTTTCTATGATTGGTGGATGGGATTCGTTATGCTATACGAAAATCAACTGGTTTATTGTCCAATGGTTCTGACAAATTATAGGATACATAAATCTTCTGTCATGAATAAGGAAACCGTAAAAATCCAGGAGAGTAGAAAAAATAAGTACAGGATAGAGACTACAACTATTTTCAATCAACTTAATAGCTTTAAGGAATACAAAGGTTTATCAGTAAAAGATCAGGCTTTTTTGAATAGATTGACAGAAGCTTTCAGAAAAAAAATGACAGGGTATTATTCTGCAACATTGTTTAGAATTATTCTGAAAAACTTTAGTGATTTATTTCCACTTCATATATCATCAAGACTGAAAAAAGTCCTGTTCCTGCAACGCTATTGCAGGGGCCTTAAGTTAACTGACATTGTTAGTCATTGA
- a CDS encoding glycoside hydrolase family 99-like domain-containing protein: protein MNNKIKPIAIYLPQFHPIKENNEWWGQGFTEWTNVTKSLPKFKGHYQPHLPTDLGFYDLRLHDTLIEQAKLAQEHGIYGFCFYHYWFNGKLLLETPLHNLLKNKTPDFPFCLCWANENWTRRWDGLEEEVLIKQDHTIQDDLEHIKYLITFFKDDRYIKIENKPVLLVYRSELHPQINECTKMWREEVRKEGFEDIYLIRVENFVTNVNPESHGFDAAMEFAPSFSGQLKKTYKKNVAKYLTTKVLDKLKIQTRADLNNNIYDYRDLIDLMTNRPVPTYKRFRAICPGWDNSARRKSNATIFINSSPKSYSVWLKDIIDYTKENFSDGEQLFFINAWNEWAEGCHLEPCIKWGKAYLEETKKVVESR from the coding sequence ATGAACAATAAAATAAAACCAATTGCAATATATTTACCACAATTTCATCCAATAAAAGAAAACAATGAATGGTGGGGACAAGGATTTACAGAATGGACAAATGTTACTAAATCTCTGCCGAAATTTAAAGGTCATTATCAACCACATTTACCTACAGATTTAGGGTTTTATGACCTAAGATTACATGACACGTTAATTGAGCAGGCCAAGCTTGCACAAGAGCATGGTATTTATGGTTTTTGCTTTTATCATTATTGGTTTAATGGTAAACTTCTATTAGAAACTCCATTACATAATTTGTTAAAAAACAAAACACCTGATTTTCCTTTTTGTCTTTGTTGGGCAAATGAAAATTGGACCAGAAGATGGGATGGGCTGGAAGAAGAAGTGTTAATTAAACAAGATCATACCATACAGGATGATTTAGAGCACATTAAATACCTCATCACCTTTTTCAAAGATGACAGATACATTAAGATTGAAAATAAACCTGTTCTGTTAGTTTACAGATCAGAGCTTCATCCACAAATAAATGAATGTACAAAGATGTGGAGAGAAGAGGTCCGAAAAGAAGGATTTGAAGATATCTACCTAATTAGAGTTGAGAATTTTGTAACAAATGTAAATCCTGAATCTCATGGATTCGATGCTGCAATGGAATTCGCTCCCAGTTTTTCAGGACAGTTAAAAAAGACATACAAAAAAAATGTCGCAAAATATCTTACAACTAAGGTGCTTGACAAATTAAAGATTCAAACAAGAGCAGATTTAAATAATAATATTTATGACTACAGGGATTTGATTGATTTAATGACCAATAGACCTGTTCCTACATATAAAAGATTCCGAGCGATTTGCCCTGGTTGGGATAATTCTGCTCGAAGAAAATCTAACGCCACGATATTCATTAATTCGAGCCCAAAATCTTATTCCGTGTGGTTAAAAGATATTATTGATTATACCAAAGAAAATTTCAGTGATGGGGAACAATTGTTTTTTATAAACGCTTGGAATGAATGGGCTGAGGGTTGTCATTTAGAACCTTGCATTAAATGGGGTAAAGCCTATTTAGAAGAAACTAAAAAAGTTGTTGAATCGAGATAA
- a CDS encoding glycosyltransferase, producing the protein MKKHKLLIISHGSTLNGAERALFETIKALSLRGYELYALFPYEGPIIEMCLPFLKKHYITNEVEPWWLCRKKLTFLHKIKRFFVLLKNIWINYKYIKLIDPDIVITNTLTTPCAAIGSKFAQKKHIWYLHELGDEDHGFHFLLGKRFSLRMVNSLSQSVFLNSYFLDSKFKRCIEQNKRSVVYQSVEFTSTIPSNKAKENSLRLILSGRFAPGKGQLDAIKALNILKQNNENITLTLIGSGEDSYSSQVREYIKKNSLEEHVELVNFAKNTSPYYSRANVALVCSRCEAFGRITIEAMKMGVVVIASDTGANTELIRDNFNGILYQYGNIEDLAKKIILTKDSKLRERLSEQANKWANDTFNLEKYSYKLDSEIKRVLELPL; encoded by the coding sequence ATGAAAAAACATAAACTGCTAATAATTTCTCATGGAAGTACTTTAAATGGAGCCGAAAGAGCACTTTTTGAAACCATAAAAGCTCTTTCCTTGCGAGGCTATGAATTGTATGCGCTATTCCCTTATGAGGGTCCTATTATAGAAATGTGCTTACCTTTTTTAAAAAAACATTATATCACTAATGAAGTTGAGCCCTGGTGGCTATGTCGAAAGAAACTCACATTTTTACATAAGATAAAACGCTTTTTTGTTTTATTAAAAAATATTTGGATTAATTACAAATATATCAAGCTAATAGATCCCGACATTGTTATAACTAACACATTAACGACACCTTGCGCAGCCATAGGAAGTAAGTTTGCACAAAAAAAACACATCTGGTATTTACATGAACTTGGTGACGAAGATCATGGATTTCATTTTTTATTGGGAAAAAGGTTTTCATTACGAATGGTAAATTCATTATCCCAATCTGTTTTTTTGAATTCTTATTTTTTAGATTCAAAATTTAAAAGATGTATTGAGCAAAATAAGCGTTCTGTTGTCTATCAATCTGTTGAATTTACAAGTACTATTCCATCAAATAAAGCTAAAGAGAATTCATTAAGATTAATTCTCTCTGGACGTTTTGCTCCTGGGAAAGGTCAATTAGACGCCATTAAAGCGCTGAATATATTAAAGCAAAACAATGAAAATATAACACTTACATTAATAGGTTCAGGGGAAGACAGCTACTCATCGCAAGTAAGAGAGTACATTAAGAAGAACTCTCTGGAAGAACATGTTGAATTAGTTAACTTTGCGAAAAACACGTCACCTTACTATTCGCGTGCAAATGTTGCCCTTGTTTGTTCACGGTGTGAAGCTTTTGGTAGAATTACAATAGAGGCAATGAAAATGGGTGTAGTAGTTATAGCTTCGGACACTGGAGCTAACACCGAATTAATAAGAGATAACTTTAATGGCATACTTTATCAGTATGGCAATATTGAAGATTTAGCAAAGAAAATAATTTTAACAAAAGATAGTAAACTAAGAGAAAGATTATCTGAACAAGCAAATAAATGGGCCAATGATACCTTCAATTTAGAAAAATATTCATATAAACTAGATTCAGAAATTAAGAGGGTACTTGAATTACCACTTTAG
- a CDS encoding FG-GAP repeat domain-containing protein, with protein sequence MKISLKSLLGLLMVCLSFVSCKKEEIGPIRETINNTNNKGIIVNAYIDSLSVNDSKSIERIPGSFPNGTIYPSIELIGINLEYYTYRVKLNYEAPNPGITEWQFSIGPTGDFFYIYKTTHGENVADVKIPYPITGPLNVEVRCTYTTYDPNIEPNPKPHTIKGGFCQIDVLSFYPSTIRSFPNYGSSSDAIAVPADYDGDGKTDLSIKDKAGVWYIDYASNGFGNWDSSFSGYGTSVGAVPVPEDYDGDGKADLSIKDSNTGIWYIDYASNGFGRFDVSYGGYGSSSTDIPCPADYDGDGKADLSIRNGQGKWNIDYASNGFGKWDINYSNYGFTGQEFPVPADYDGDGKADLSIKNSTNGIWYIDYASNGFGAWDMSFNGYGSSSSDKPCPADYDGDGKADLAIRNNKGEWYIDYAKDQFGKFNAVAYGFGDSMSHNAQADYDGDGKANLSVKQNDGVWVINYAKPQL encoded by the coding sequence ATGAAAATTTCATTAAAGAGCCTTTTAGGGCTACTTATGGTTTGTCTATCTTTTGTTTCTTGTAAGAAAGAGGAAATAGGTCCAATTAGGGAAACAATTAATAACACCAACAATAAAGGAATAATAGTTAACGCTTATATTGATTCTTTATCTGTTAATGATAGTAAAAGTATAGAACGAATACCTGGTTCCTTTCCTAATGGTACAATTTATCCCAGTATTGAGTTAATCGGAATTAATTTGGAATACTATACCTATCGTGTTAAGTTAAACTATGAAGCGCCTAATCCAGGTATTACAGAATGGCAATTCTCTATCGGACCAACGGGTGATTTCTTTTATATATATAAAACAACTCATGGCGAAAATGTTGCAGACGTAAAAATTCCTTATCCTATAACAGGACCTTTAAATGTCGAGGTTCGGTGTACCTATACTACGTATGATCCTAATATTGAGCCAAACCCTAAACCGCATACAATTAAAGGTGGATTTTGCCAGATTGATGTTTTGAGTTTTTATCCCTCAACAATAAGATCCTTTCCGAATTATGGATCTTCATCTGATGCAATTGCAGTACCAGCCGATTATGATGGAGATGGAAAGACTGATCTAAGTATTAAAGATAAAGCTGGCGTATGGTATATTGATTATGCTTCTAATGGATTCGGGAATTGGGACTCTTCTTTTTCTGGTTATGGTACATCTGTTGGGGCAGTACCGGTTCCTGAAGATTACGATGGAGACGGAAAAGCTGACTTAAGTATTAAAGATTCAAATACCGGAATATGGTATATCGACTATGCATCCAATGGTTTTGGACGATTTGATGTTTCTTATGGTGGTTATGGATCTAGCTCAACTGATATTCCTTGTCCTGCCGATTATGATGGCGATGGGAAAGCAGATTTATCCATAAGAAATGGCCAAGGTAAATGGAATATTGACTATGCATCAAATGGATTTGGTAAATGGGATATCAATTATAGTAATTACGGCTTCACAGGTCAAGAATTTCCAGTTCCTGCGGATTATGACGGCGACGGCAAGGCAGATTTGAGTATTAAGAATTCAACTAATGGAATATGGTATATTGATTATGCATCTAATGGATTTGGGGCATGGGATATGTCATTTAATGGTTATGGTTCAAGCTCATCGGATAAACCTTGTCCAGCCGATTATGATGGCGATGGAAAGGCAGATTTAGCAATTAGAAATAACAAAGGTGAATGGTATATTGACTACGCAAAAGATCAATTTGGAAAATTTAATGCTGTAGCCTATGGATTTGGCGATTCTATGTCGCATAATGCACAAGCTGATTACGACGGCGATGGAAAAGCTAATTTGAGTGTAAAACAAAATGATGGAGTTTGGGTAATTAATTATGCAAAACCACAATTATAA